Proteins encoded within one genomic window of Microbacterium sp. zg-B185:
- a CDS encoding class F sortase produces MLRRLIAPVALVFALSACAPAPAPTGAGAPAPPTPSAVPTPAPTAAVDVPIAQSTLAPVREAVPPVRVQIGAAGIDIEVIPVGVEAGGFMELPENPAIAGWYRFGSDPWSPDGNTVISAHIDAPEYPIGPFAELRGLAPGSEVTVLGGDGAAAVYDVVSVTYYPKQDLPTDDIFARVGTRALVLITCGGAFDSSTGRYADNVVVVAAPRV; encoded by the coding sequence GTGCTACGACGACTGATCGCACCCGTTGCGCTCGTCTTCGCGCTCTCCGCGTGCGCGCCCGCCCCGGCCCCCACCGGGGCGGGCGCACCCGCGCCACCGACACCGTCGGCCGTGCCCACCCCCGCCCCGACAGCCGCTGTCGACGTCCCGATCGCGCAGAGCACCCTTGCCCCTGTTCGTGAGGCCGTCCCGCCCGTGCGGGTCCAGATCGGCGCTGCCGGGATCGACATCGAGGTGATCCCAGTCGGAGTCGAGGCCGGCGGCTTCATGGAGCTGCCGGAGAACCCCGCGATCGCCGGGTGGTACCGGTTCGGGTCGGATCCGTGGAGCCCGGACGGCAATACGGTCATCTCCGCCCACATCGACGCCCCCGAGTATCCGATCGGGCCCTTCGCCGAGCTGCGCGGACTGGCACCCGGCAGCGAAGTGACCGTGCTGGGAGGGGACGGTGCGGCGGCCGTCTACGACGTGGTGTCGGTGACCTACTATCCCAAGCAGGACCTGCCCACGGACGATATCTTCGCCCGTGTGGGCACCAGGGCGCTCGTGCTGATCACGTGCGGGGGAGCCTTCGACAGCTCCACGGGACGCTATGCCGACAACGTGGTCGTCGTGGCCGCGCCTCGGGTCTAG
- a CDS encoding LLM class flavin-dependent oxidoreductase: MNRVGAIFTPYFPPEVLRDAAQTADESGVPELWLWEDCFRESAFATASAVLAWTTRLRVGIGVAPIPLRNVAVTAMEIATIERMFPGRLVPGVGHGVLEWMGQAGARAASPLTLMREFVPALRALLAGQEVSTSGRYVSLDRVRLDWPPAQPPSLMVAGEGPKTVRLTGEVGDGTVLPAGSTPDRVTRTLALAREGRAAAGRDDAHELVVFVSAAFGGGTAGAQLRDELIRVAGGADPALTVVGDAEAVMAAIAPFYAAGATTVVLQPREGESDLAGFMQNVGEVARMVEAG; the protein is encoded by the coding sequence ATGAACCGCGTCGGAGCGATCTTCACGCCCTACTTCCCGCCTGAGGTGCTGCGCGATGCCGCGCAGACCGCCGACGAATCGGGTGTTCCCGAACTGTGGCTGTGGGAGGACTGCTTTCGCGAGTCCGCGTTCGCCACGGCATCCGCTGTCCTGGCCTGGACCACGCGACTGCGGGTCGGGATCGGCGTCGCGCCGATCCCCTTGCGCAACGTCGCCGTCACGGCGATGGAGATCGCGACCATCGAGCGGATGTTTCCCGGGCGGCTCGTCCCCGGGGTCGGCCACGGCGTGCTGGAGTGGATGGGGCAGGCGGGCGCGCGGGCCGCCTCGCCGCTGACCCTGATGCGTGAGTTCGTGCCTGCCCTCCGGGCCCTCCTGGCCGGCCAGGAGGTCAGCACCTCGGGTCGCTACGTCTCGCTGGATCGGGTCCGGCTGGACTGGCCCCCGGCGCAGCCACCGTCCCTGATGGTCGCCGGCGAGGGGCCGAAGACCGTCCGCCTCACCGGCGAGGTCGGGGATGGAACCGTCCTCCCCGCCGGGAGCACTCCGGACCGGGTCACCCGAACCCTCGCTCTCGCCCGGGAGGGGCGAGCGGCCGCCGGGCGCGACGACGCGCACGAGCTCGTCGTGTTCGTCTCTGCGGCGTTCGGCGGAGGGACGGCCGGGGCCCAGCTCCGCGACGAGCTGATCCGCGTGGCTGGTGGTGCGGACCCCGCCTTGACGGTCGTCGGCGACGCCGAGGCGGTGATGGCGGCGATCGCCCCGTTCTACGCGGCCGGGGCGACCACGGTCGTCCTGCAGCCCCGCGAGGGCGAGAGCGACCTGGCCGGTTTCATGCAGAACGTCGGCGAGGTCGCCCGGATGGTCGAGGCCGGGTGA
- a CDS encoding inositol monophosphatase family protein codes for MTSPSASVSFRAPFDGDLREDLTLALQIADAADAVSMARFDAADLDVQLKADASHVTEADLATERAIRSILETERPDDGVFGEEYGRTGDSSRQWIVDPIDGTANYLKGIPMWTTLIALSIDGVPRVGVASQPALGRRWWAATGLGAWTNTPERTPRRLAVSSVGAISDASASFQSIRQWDEAGQLDALVRLSRSVWRDRGYGDTWPYMLLAEGRLEFVAEFGVQEYDIAALVPIITEAGGRFTSYAGEDSIADRSSLATNGVLHSAFLDLLGATSESRSTP; via the coding sequence GTGACCTCGCCATCCGCTTCGGTGTCCTTCCGCGCACCCTTCGACGGGGATCTGCGCGAGGATCTGACCCTCGCGCTGCAGATCGCGGATGCCGCGGACGCGGTGTCGATGGCTCGATTCGACGCGGCCGACCTGGACGTGCAGCTCAAGGCCGACGCGTCCCACGTCACCGAGGCCGACCTGGCCACCGAGCGGGCGATCCGCTCGATCCTGGAGACCGAGCGCCCCGACGACGGCGTGTTCGGCGAGGAGTACGGACGCACCGGCGACTCGAGCCGGCAGTGGATCGTCGACCCGATCGACGGCACCGCGAACTATCTCAAGGGCATCCCGATGTGGACCACCCTGATCGCTCTCTCGATCGACGGCGTGCCCCGGGTCGGCGTGGCCAGCCAGCCCGCTCTCGGCCGCCGGTGGTGGGCGGCGACCGGCCTCGGTGCGTGGACGAACACACCGGAGCGCACCCCGCGCCGACTGGCCGTCTCATCGGTCGGCGCGATCTCCGACGCGAGCGCCAGCTTCCAGAGCATTCGGCAGTGGGACGAGGCCGGACAGCTGGACGCGCTGGTGCGCCTGTCCCGTTCGGTGTGGCGCGATCGCGGCTACGGCGATACCTGGCCCTACATGCTGCTGGCGGAGGGGCGCCTGGAGTTCGTCGCCGAGTTCGGCGTGCAGGAGTACGACATCGCCGCCCTGGTGCCGATCATCACCGAAGCCGGCGGCCGTTTCACCTCCTATGCCGGCGAGGACTCCATCGCAGACCGGTCATCGCTGGCCACCAACGGTGTGCTCCACTCCGCATTCCTGGACCTGCTGGGCGCCACCTCGGAGTCGAGGAGCACGCCATGA
- a CDS encoding DUF4397 domain-containing protein, whose amino-acid sequence MRKTIAAGVVAGFALAAGFIAPAQAISATTADLSVLHGIPDTPVDVYVNGELTLDDFQPGDLAGPLDLPAGDYEVALTATDAADASAPILGPITLSLAANTSYTAVAFLDEAGDPTAKLFTNDTQTTAAGEGRLTVRHVAAAPAVDILAGGAPVVEDLVNPNEATLNLPAGTVSASVALAGTTEPVLGPADVAIQDGVLTIVYAWGSAEAGNLALAVQNVTVGHTAPGGVNSGTAGYAAERDTAMQAGWIVGIAFAAAAASVTVVLARRSRAAKTDA is encoded by the coding sequence GTGCGCAAGACAATCGCAGCCGGCGTCGTCGCCGGCTTCGCCCTCGCAGCGGGCTTCATCGCCCCTGCCCAGGCCATCTCGGCGACCACGGCCGATCTGTCGGTGCTTCACGGCATCCCCGACACACCGGTGGATGTCTATGTCAACGGGGAACTGACGCTCGACGACTTCCAGCCCGGCGATCTGGCCGGTCCGCTCGACCTGCCCGCGGGTGACTACGAGGTCGCCCTCACCGCGACGGATGCCGCGGACGCCAGCGCTCCGATTCTGGGGCCGATCACGCTGTCGCTGGCCGCGAACACCAGCTACACCGCGGTGGCGTTCCTGGATGAGGCGGGCGATCCCACGGCGAAGCTCTTCACGAACGACACCCAGACGACCGCTGCCGGAGAAGGTCGCCTGACCGTTCGCCACGTGGCGGCCGCACCCGCGGTGGACATCCTGGCCGGCGGGGCGCCAGTGGTCGAAGACCTGGTCAACCCCAATGAGGCGACGCTGAACCTCCCGGCCGGCACCGTCTCGGCATCCGTCGCGCTGGCGGGCACGACCGAGCCCGTGCTCGGACCGGCAGATGTCGCCATCCAGGACGGCGTGCTGACGATCGTCTACGCGTGGGGAAGCGCCGAGGCAGGGAACCTCGCACTCGCCGTGCAGAACGTCACCGTCGGACACACCGCGCCCGGTGGAGTGAACTCGGGCACCGCAGGATATGCCGCCGAGCGTGACACCGCGATGCAGGCCGGCTGGATCGTGGGCATCGCGTTCGCTGCGGCGGCGGCATCCGTGACGGTCGTGCTCGCACGTCGTTCACGTGCTGCCAAGACCGACGCCTGA
- a CDS encoding nuclear transport factor 2 family protein has product MADELQSWLDRYLLAWSSNEPDDIRALFVEDATYAGGPFDPEPWIGRDAIVEGWLAHRDEPGTWTFQGEPLAFSDGVGVIQGRTDYPSEGRIYANLWVVSLADDGRARSFVEWYMEPGPVREDQA; this is encoded by the coding sequence ATGGCCGATGAACTTCAGAGCTGGCTCGACCGCTATCTCCTCGCGTGGTCCTCGAACGAGCCCGACGACATCCGCGCGCTCTTCGTCGAGGACGCCACCTATGCAGGAGGCCCGTTCGACCCGGAGCCCTGGATCGGGCGCGATGCCATCGTCGAGGGCTGGCTCGCTCATAGGGACGAGCCGGGGACGTGGACGTTCCAGGGCGAGCCGCTCGCATTCTCGGACGGCGTGGGCGTGATCCAGGGCCGCACCGACTATCCGTCCGAGGGGCGGATCTACGCCAACCTGTGGGTGGTGAGCCTCGCCGACGACGGCCGCGCCCGGTCGTTCGTGGAGTGGTACATGGAACCCGGTCCGGTCCGGGAGGATCAGGCCTGA